A window of the Oscillospiraceae bacterium genome harbors these coding sequences:
- a CDS encoding type II toxin-antitoxin system PemK/MazF family toxin, which translates to MQVRRGDIFYADLSPVVGSEQGGVRPVLIIQNDIGNRFSPTVIAAAITSQRGKTELPTHIHLQAATTGLSRDSIVLLEQVRTLDKHRLREYMGRLGEAGMAAVDRALSVSFGLVSQPRHPVSTIPAAAAQVSHGAAT; encoded by the coding sequence ATGCAGGTCAGACGTGGAGATATTTTTTATGCAGACTTAAGCCCAGTCGTCGGCTCGGAACAGGGCGGTGTGCGGCCGGTGCTCATCATTCAAAACGATATTGGAAACCGCTTTAGCCCAACGGTTATTGCAGCGGCCATTACCAGCCAGCGTGGGAAAACAGAGCTGCCTACACACATTCATCTGCAGGCAGCTACGACAGGTCTTTCGCGAGACAGCATTGTCCTGCTTGAGCAGGTGCGCACACTGGATAAACACCGGCTGCGTGAATACATGGGCCGCCTGGGGGAAGCAGGCATGGCCGCAGTCGACCGTGCCCTTTCTGTCAGTTTTGGCCTTGTTTCTCAGCCAAGACACCCTGTTTCTACCATTCCCGCTGCTGCAGCGCAGGTTTCTCACGGTGCTGCTACATAA
- a CDS encoding NAD(P)H-hydrate dehydratase: MNSISAALAASAVKKRPKDSNKGTFGRLLCICGSYGMAGAAMLCTGAALRCGAGLVDAAVPASIYPIVAARLPEAVYTVYQDDFSPVFSSLKKASACVMGCGLSTKYPQRVENVLQNCRVPLVLDADALNCIAKDISVLDTAQAPLVLTPHPGEMARLLGCSVLQVQADRAGAAASFSKKHHVILVLKGAGTLVAAPDGRILQNTTGNPGMARGGSGDLLAGMIGSFLAQGVEPYTAAAASVYLHGLAGDRCAAALSQQAMLPQDLLHQLPQIFLEIERGQSVFSET; the protein is encoded by the coding sequence ATGAACAGTATTTCCGCCGCATTGGCGGCTTCTGCGGTCAAAAAGCGCCCCAAAGACAGCAATAAAGGTACATTTGGCCGGCTGCTGTGCATCTGTGGCAGCTATGGCATGGCGGGGGCGGCTATGCTGTGTACCGGCGCCGCGCTGCGCTGCGGGGCCGGTTTGGTTGACGCGGCTGTGCCTGCATCCATTTACCCAATTGTCGCTGCACGTCTGCCAGAGGCAGTCTATACTGTTTACCAAGACGATTTTTCGCCTGTATTTTCTTCTCTAAAAAAGGCTTCAGCCTGTGTGATGGGCTGCGGCCTTTCCACAAAATACCCGCAGCGGGTGGAAAACGTTCTGCAAAACTGCCGGGTGCCGCTGGTACTGGATGCCGATGCGCTCAACTGCATTGCAAAAGACATTTCTGTACTGGATACCGCGCAGGCACCGCTTGTTTTAACGCCTCACCCGGGTGAAATGGCGCGGCTGCTGGGCTGCTCCGTCCTGCAGGTGCAGGCGGATCGTGCGGGCGCGGCGGCATCTTTTTCAAAAAAGCACCATGTCATTTTGGTGCTGAAAGGCGCTGGGACCCTGGTTGCCGCGCCGGATGGACGCATTTTGCAAAACACGACTGGAAATCCGGGTATGGCCCGCGGCGGCAGCGGCGACCTGTTGGCTGGTATGATCGGTTCCTTTTTGGCACAGGGAGTCGAGCCGTACACAGCCGCTGCGGCTTCTGTCTACCTGCATGGCCTTGCCGGCGACCGCTGTGCGGCTGCTTTATCACAGCAGGCCATGCTGCCGCAGGATCTGCTGCATCAGCTGCCGCAGATTTTTTTGGAAATTGAGCGCGGCCAATCTGTCTTTTCAGAAACGTAA
- the acpS gene encoding holo-ACP synthase — protein sequence MMTVGLDLCEIERIRRSMQNPHFCSRVLGKQEFAQLQKRGFPAQSVAASFCAKEAFGKAMGTGLRGFSLCEVELLRAKTGAPRLCLSGKAAELAAGWQFQVSVTHTAAAAAAVVLGERKESRE from the coding sequence ATGATGACCGTGGGGCTTGACCTCTGTGAAATCGAGCGCATTCGGCGCTCTATGCAGAACCCGCACTTTTGCAGCCGCGTTTTGGGAAAACAGGAGTTTGCCCAGCTGCAAAAGCGCGGGTTTCCTGCACAAAGCGTAGCTGCCTCTTTTTGTGCAAAAGAAGCTTTTGGTAAAGCAATGGGCACGGGCCTGCGCGGCTTTTCCCTGTGCGAGGTGGAACTGCTGCGTGCAAAAACCGGTGCACCGCGGCTCTGCCTCAGCGGAAAGGCGGCAGAACTTGCCGCCGGGTGGCAGTTTCAGGTCAGTGTAACCCATACAGCCGCTGCAGCCGCTGCAGTTGTGCTCGGAGAACGAAAGGAATCGAGAGAATGA